In the genome of Arcobacter sp. F155, one region contains:
- a CDS encoding NifU family protein: MMPFSDEDLRPPVSNIIETKVSPMLARDGGAIELLDIIDGRVFVQLQGACVGCSASSSTLKFIVEKELKAAIHPELQIVNVPQGMENNLQEL; encoded by the coding sequence ATGATGCCATTTTCAGATGAAGATTTAAGACCACCAGTTAGCAATATTATCGAAACAAAAGTTTCTCCAATGTTAGCACGTGATGGTGGGGCAATAGAATTATTAGATATTATTGATGGAAGAGTATTTGTACAACTACAAGGTGCTTGTGTAGGATGTAGTGCAAGTTCTAGTACTCTAAAGTTTATTGTAGAAAAAGAGTTAAAAGCTGCAATACATCCAGAACTACAAATAGTAAATGTACCACAAGGTATGGAAAACAATCTACAGGAGCTTTAA
- the ileS gene encoding isoleucine--tRNA ligase → MDYKESLLLPKTKFPMRGNLPQNEPKKYKLWDEAKVYDRMKQNRKGAPSFTLHDGPPYANGHIHIGHALNKVLKDIIVKYHYFDGKSVRYVPGWDCHGLPIEQKVEEKIGSTKKKELPKSKIRELCRAHASRFIDIQRDEFKKLGVLGDWDNPYLTMDFKFEANIYRELCAIAQQGLLVQRSKPVYWSWAAQTALAEAEVEYEDKTSPSIYVAFKHEKLDASVIIWTTTPWTLPANTGIALNGEEEYVLTSDKFIVAKKLYNSLIEEEVIKGDIVDSINPKDLENSHAINPLNGRESKIILGEHVEMEAGSGAVHTAPGHGEDDYKVGLRYGLDVIMPVDAYGKYDETIVREKLFHDTDKYLGLHVFKANELILEELGEALLKHVDIRHSYPHCWRTHKPIIFRATKQWFISIDDEYGEKNKTLRQNALDVVENLTFYPEWGRNRLKSMLDGRPDWCISRQRDWGVPIAFFRNKKTDEIIFDEKVLNFTAMVFEQKGCDAWYDLPIEELLYPGSGLNPEDLEKTMDILDVWFDSGSTQNAVLRSRNYDAGTFPADMYLEGSDQHRGWFQSSLLTTLASQEIAPYKSILTHGFTVDEKGEKMSKSKGNVVAPDKVMKQYGSEILRLWVAMSDYQSDLKISDNILKQNAELYRKIRNTARFLLANVDDLDVIVDVEKMGSLDTWILAKAKKVFDEIEESFAVYEFSKGLNKLNNFLVVDLSGIYLDVCKDRLYCDDKNDIHRRSSQSAMAIIAKKLISTLSCILTYTMDELLEFAPEVIKGETKDIFDFEKLVLPTVESKLNEEVLLKAKEKFSEAIDTLKKDKIIKSTLELQIVTSCEDVLSLGQTEASDWFLVSSVSNESSSTEELASFEIDDIKFTVSKAAQEKCPRCWKFTSVDEETLCSRCESVLN, encoded by the coding sequence ATGGATTATAAAGAGAGTTTACTTTTACCAAAAACAAAGTTTCCTATGAGAGGGAACTTACCGCAAAATGAACCAAAAAAATATAAACTTTGGGATGAAGCTAAAGTTTATGACAGAATGAAGCAGAACAGAAAAGGTGCTCCTTCATTTACACTACATGATGGACCTCCATATGCAAATGGTCACATTCATATTGGACATGCATTAAACAAAGTTCTAAAAGATATTATCGTTAAGTATCACTACTTTGATGGAAAATCAGTTAGATATGTTCCAGGTTGGGATTGTCATGGTCTACCAATTGAGCAAAAAGTTGAAGAAAAAATTGGAAGTACTAAGAAAAAAGAGCTTCCTAAGTCTAAAATTAGAGAACTTTGTAGAGCACATGCTAGTAGATTTATTGATATTCAAAGAGATGAATTTAAAAAACTTGGTGTATTAGGTGATTGGGATAACCCATATTTAACTATGGACTTTAAATTTGAAGCAAATATCTATAGAGAACTTTGCGCAATTGCACAACAAGGTTTATTAGTTCAAAGATCTAAGCCAGTTTATTGGTCATGGGCAGCTCAAACTGCACTAGCAGAAGCAGAAGTTGAGTATGAAGATAAAACTTCACCATCTATTTATGTTGCATTTAAACATGAAAAACTTGATGCTTCAGTTATTATTTGGACAACTACACCATGGACACTTCCTGCAAATACAGGTATTGCATTAAATGGTGAAGAAGAGTATGTTTTAACAAGTGATAAATTTATTGTTGCTAAAAAATTATATAACTCTTTAATTGAAGAAGAAGTTATCAAAGGTGATATTGTAGATTCTATAAATCCAAAAGATTTAGAAAACTCTCATGCTATTAATCCATTAAATGGAAGAGAATCTAAAATTATCCTTGGTGAGCACGTTGAGATGGAAGCTGGTTCTGGTGCAGTTCATACAGCTCCTGGTCATGGTGAGGATGACTACAAAGTAGGTCTTAGATATGGACTTGATGTTATCATGCCAGTTGATGCTTATGGTAAATATGATGAAACAATTGTAAGAGAAAAATTATTCCATGATACAGATAAATATCTTGGACTTCATGTATTTAAAGCAAATGAACTAATTTTAGAAGAGTTAGGTGAGGCTTTACTTAAACATGTAGATATTAGACACTCTTATCCACATTGTTGGAGAACACATAAGCCTATTATCTTTAGAGCAACAAAACAGTGGTTTATTTCTATTGATGATGAATATGGTGAGAAAAATAAAACTCTTAGACAAAATGCACTTGATGTAGTTGAAAATCTTACTTTCTATCCAGAGTGGGGAAGAAATAGATTAAAATCAATGCTTGATGGAAGACCTGATTGGTGTATCTCTAGACAAAGAGATTGGGGTGTGCCTATTGCATTCTTTAGAAATAAAAAAACTGATGAAATCATCTTTGATGAAAAAGTTCTTAACTTCACAGCTATGGTATTTGAACAAAAAGGTTGTGATGCTTGGTATGACTTACCAATTGAAGAGTTATTATATCCTGGAAGTGGATTAAACCCAGAAGATTTAGAAAAAACTATGGATATCTTAGATGTATGGTTTGATTCTGGTTCTACTCAAAATGCAGTACTTAGAAGTAGAAACTATGATGCGGGAACATTCCCTGCTGATATGTATTTAGAAGGAAGTGACCAACATAGAGGTTGGTTCCAATCTTCACTTTTAACTACATTAGCTTCACAAGAAATAGCTCCTTATAAATCAATTTTAACTCACGGGTTTACAGTTGATGAAAAAGGTGAGAAAATGTCTAAATCAAAAGGAAACGTAGTTGCTCCTGATAAAGTTATGAAGCAATATGGTTCTGAGATACTTAGACTTTGGGTTGCAATGAGTGATTATCAAAGTGATTTAAAAATCTCTGATAATATCTTAAAACAAAATGCAGAGCTTTATAGAAAAATCAGAAATACTGCAAGATTCCTTTTAGCAAATGTTGATGATTTAGATGTGATTGTTGATGTTGAAAAAATGGGTAGCTTAGATACTTGGATTTTAGCAAAAGCTAAAAAAGTATTTGATGAGATCGAAGAGTCATTTGCAGTTTATGAGTTCTCAAAAGGTCTTAATAAACTAAATAACTTCTTAGTAGTAGATTTATCTGGTATCTATTTAGATGTATGTAAAGATAGACTATATTGTGATGACAAAAATGATATCCATAGAAGAAGTTCTCAAAGTGCTATGGCAATTATTGCTAAAAAATTAATCTCAACTCTTTCTTGTATCTTAACTTATACAATGGATGAGTTATTAGAGTTTGCACCAGAAGTAATCAAAGGTGAAACTAAAGATATTTTTGACTTTGAAAAGTTAGTATTACCAACAGTTGAAAGTAAACTTAATGAAGAAGTTTTATTAAAAGCAAAAGAAAAGTTTTCTGAAGCAATTGATACACTTAAGAAAGATAAGATTATTAAATCAACACTAGAACTTCAAATAGTTACTTCTTGTGAAGATGTACTATCTTTAGGACAAACAGAAGCAAGTGATTGGTTCTTAGTAAGTTCTGTTTCGAATGAATCTTCTTCAACAGAAGAGTTAGCAAGTTTTGAAATAGATGATATTAAATTTACAGTTTCAAAAGCAGCACAAGAAAAATGTCCAAGATGTTGGAAGTTTACATCTGTAGATGAAGAAACACTTTGTTCTAGATGTGAAAGTGTGTTGAATTAA